CCTCTGCCACTCACCGGACCTGCACCACCGCTGCGCTCTTCCTCTTCAAGAGGCAATCTTTCGTAAGTTGCGTTCGCAAAGGTAGCTGCAATTATCATTACAGGCCCTACAGCCACCAGTGGCCCCACCACGCTTCCTCCCACTACCTGTCCTTGTCCGCCGGACATGTAAACGGTCAAACCAGTGGCTCCCGGAGGAGATGGGCCAGGGAGAAAAGTTCCGGTTAAAGAAAGAATCTCAAACCGGCCCTGCAGTGCGACTGCGGCTCCTGGTGCCGCAGGCTGGCGTATAGTGACGTTTGCAACTGAGCCGCTGCCGCTCACCACGCAGACTCCACGTTGGCGGCGCCGGGAGAACTGAGCTATGCTCTCGGCTACGTCAGTTCCGCTTGTGATTTCCATAACATGGCTACGCAAAGCGTTGGGGCTGTCCCGGGTCACGAAAATCGGCGGCTTCGGCTTGTTCTTTGAACCTGTGGGCCTGCCACGCGGCCGGCGGTTGACTACCTCAACAGCGCCTTCCCTCATCTCCTCTTTGTCATCATCTTGGCTgcgtcctcctcctcctcctccactctTTTCATTGCCGGAGAGATCCATTTCTGGTTTATCGCTAACCAAGTTTACAGGTTCAACCCCTGGAAAGCCTACGGGAACACCGGACCACCACCGGTTTGCCAGACTTGCAAGATTTGATCAATCTGTTACCTATTAAATTTACGAAGaagatataatattaatatttttcccTACTGATCTCTGGTTTTCGATCGTTTTCCTCTCTTTACATATGAGCTAAATTCAAAGAATGAAACCCTAGATTCTGTTTTCTTCTATAGAATTCAGCTAAAAAAAACCCTGATTTTAAATTAAGaagcaaaaacaaataaaaaatatggatAAGGGAGTTCGTGGATCAGGAGAAGGCATAAAGGAAAGGGTGTTATAATAAAGTtggataatttaaataaaaatatctatagaaATCTGAGGATATATAGTCATGATTATATAAGTGGCTTTAGAAAGAAGACCCTTGAAGAGAATCAAGAACAACGATATTGAATGTTTTACACCCAAAAAAAGATCAAAAATGTGTATTATATGCTATCTTTTTCTCTGTCTTTGTATGATTATTACGTTTATTCTTTTATAGAGAAATCATTGATTGGTCTTTGTATCAATATGTGtttaattgttatttttggtcaGTTAGTGACTCTAAAAATTAGGGTTTTTGAGTGGTGGCCTCGAGTACATATGGTAAAAGGAATGGGTCAATTGAGCTAAAAGTAAAACTGATCGATCTATGTAACttgcaagttttttttttacatcGTCGGTCAATTAACGAGTTAGTCCACTaacttaatttttaaattattttgccAAAAAATAATGACATTACATTGGAGAACAATGATATGGTGGCATGagagtaaaattgaaaaaagaaaaaaacagaattattaaaataaaataagactGAATGACACAACATAACAAAAATGGAAAACTGCATATTACATTATGAGAAATTTaattccccctaaattaatgaTTTGATTTTGTTGAACTAAATTTCCGAATCGCATAAATTTGCAAGTGAATATAAAAATACTTGTGTAAATATAAATAATGCAAATGAGTTTAACATACACGTTTAATTAGCCATTTTCATAGAGGTCCATATGTGTGAGAGAAATATTATTCGATTTGTTTCATGATTATAATTTTTGGCTAATCTTTGGTTAGCCGAGAGGGCCGGGGtttcattatatattatataacataAGTGTCTTTAAAACACAACACAAGCATAACACAAGTTGATACTTTACTTACGGTGTATAATTTTAATagtcttttatttaaattttcttttttgatgGATCAATCAACTTGCATCACTAGTTCAAAAGCAATGTATTATATTATGCGTAACTTAGTTTTGAAATATGGAAGTAAATGTATtggataaaataaattaatattaagattttaagacattaattatcatatttaaattGTCCCTCGCCGAAATGAATGTAAAATTAACCACGCATTGTACCATatagaatatttttaaattggaaAAATGGTCCTCTAAGTTTATCTATATTGAGTCTGGCCATttaattaacataaaaatttttgTAAGACAGTCTTAtaagtcaattttgtgatacatatattatatatatttggatcaccaatgaaaaatattattttttatgccaaaaatattacttattattgtaaatatgagtagGGTTGACGCGTCTCACGTATAAAGATATGTGAGACAATGTCATAAGGAtctactaattaattaattaatcagaATTAACACTTGATCATGTaatttagttattttatttagtttttggTCTTATTTCACCCAAGTGATAACGTAGCACCAGACATTTCATTTTGATACCATGTTACAAGGACAGAGCTAGATTTTCTTGGTTGGGGgcaaaaatcgaattttttaaCATAGTTAAATAATAGTTAGTCAAaagtaaaaaaagaaaatttaatataGTATTTAACAATTAATCTCAAAATAACAATGATCATAACagtaattaataatatttagcATATATTGTGAGAAAAttaaatgtaaaaaaatattaaaaataagaaaacttaatcattattttgttttgtttattaatataaaaaatgttAGAAAGTTCGAGGTGTGGCGGGAGCAACCACCTGCCACCGTCACCACCTTCGTCTGACCGTTAACACAAAAAGCCTTTGTCTCATCCGTCACATTGTTCAAAATCATCGACTGGACCAACGGCGATAAGAGAGGTATCGCCGCTTTCCATTCCTTCGCCGGACTAATCTGTATCGAAGCTGGAGCCTTCCTCTGCAGCCTGCTCGATTGGCGCCTCGATGCCAGATCTCTATTCCCCATGTCCGCCATATAtcttttgatttgatttttgggGAGCAATCAAATGAGAGAAATATGAGGAGGATTAGAGATTGGTGGTGGAATGGAGTTGGGGGTTTATAGCTATGGGGCACGTGGATTACACGCGTGGGAGAAAATAGTCAATGGCAGAATCAAATTCTTTTCAGTCAAAGGTCGTTAAAGAAGAGAGACggtgttgaaaataatatgaatACAAATATTGTTGTATGCATGTAATGATGTGACTGGCTCATGCCTATTCTCATGTTTACGTGAACTAGAATCTTCTCAAACTACCAACGGTTACGATTAATTTGGATTGTAAAGAAAACTTGCAATTCTTAAAAAGCCATGAATACTTCTCTCTGAACTAAACTAGAAATAGGGTAATAATATGTGCATCACTAGGTCAAGAATTTATGCAACACATGGATTGGAAGAAGTCAAGAATCCTTGTACTTTCTACAGCTTCCCATTCTTGATCAGGTCATCGCGACGTATCCAGGCATCTCGCTTGAAATCGAGGACACCCAGTATCTGCACCAGGATGACATGGCAAGTTAATGGCAGCACTTACTCTTGAGCAGATACTATTGAACACCATGCATGAAAAACTTGTCTTATATCATGTTTACAAAAGAACTTGTGAGTTATTTGGGAGAAACAAAGTACACGTATAGCAAGAACTCATCACTCCACCTTTCCATGACACAAAGGCAGGATTTGTTCTTGATTGCAAAACCCTGTCAGTGTtgcaaaaatcaaatttatgaCAGTAGTTGAGCATTTCGTAGAAATCCATCATCATAAGGGAAGAGcgaaataaattcaaataaaacaCATCACAATTGATTCTCTCTCGACAGTACTCTGCACTTCTATAATTAATCAACACCGAGATTCTATAAACATAAAAAGGATTTACATAGCATGTTTCTAGTAGTCTTTTTTTGTGGTTTAGGTTAATATATAACATCAGAGACAATGCCTTCGATGGGAATTTGCTTACATTTTTTCAAGATTTCTAGGCCTTCCTAATTCGAGTTCAACGTGCATTTTATAGTAGTTAATTTCTGAGACAAGAACTACGGACCTCCACTGTATCAATAGCTTCATGAGAGGGAATAGCATGCAATACCCTGGGACAGAAAACATAGAGCTAAATGATAAGTTCAGGCAAGTGATATGACAATATTGTATACCCTTATATTGAAAGATGTTCGAGAAAAACGTATCGGCAAGGGAACCTGAAACAAATTCGAGGATCTTTGTATGTATGCTCTATTTTTAGCTTTTTTGCAGTCGTCTCTGAGATAGCTGATTCTCTTCTCTGCAAgccataaaaaagaaaaaacttCCAAGTAGAATAGAACAAACCACAAATGAAGAGATATGTTAAGGTGACCTCTGCGAATAGGACGGCGCAAGACATATGGTTCACTTGGAGATATTCTAAGAGCTTCTTCACCACAAATGTACTCCCTGTACTTAGGCTCAGTGGAGTAGACTAAAGAATTAACAGACTTTCCCATGACACCGCGTAATAATGCAGAAGGAAATGAATCAGAGTGTTGTCACTACATGGGACTTAAGTAAGTGCACAGCCACCTTGCAGAAACAAACAATATCAATTGGCAGATCAATAAAAAATTTCTgaaacatttacaatcaaatgaAGCAATTAATATCATGTATCTGGATCTGCATGCAAATCCCAGA
This window of the Primulina tabacum isolate GXHZ01 chromosome 4, ASM2559414v2, whole genome shotgun sequence genome carries:
- the LOC142542175 gene encoding uncharacterized protein LOC142542175 isoform X1 is translated as MSCAVLFAEVTLTYLFICGLFYSTWKFFLFYGLQRRESAISETTAKKLKIEHTYKDPRICFRVLHAIPSHEAIDTVEGFAIKNKSCLCVMERWSDEFLLYVYWVSSISSEMPGYVAMT
- the LOC142542173 gene encoding AT-hook motif nuclear-localized protein 20-like, with protein sequence MDLSGNEKSGGGGGGRSQDDDKEEMREGAVEVVNRRPRGRPTGSKNKPKPPIFVTRDSPNALRSHVMEITSGTDVAESIAQFSRRRQRGVCVVSGSGSVANVTIRQPAAPGAAVALQGRFEILSLTGTFLPGPSPPGATGLTVYMSGGQGQVVGGSVVGPLVAVGPVMIIAATFANATYERLPLEEEERSGGAGPVSGRGAGSPPGMEQHGISDPSTLPVYNLTPNPLPNGGQLNHDAYAWANPRPPY
- the LOC142542175 gene encoding uncharacterized protein LOC142542175 isoform X2 translates to MSCAVLFAEVTLTYLFICGLFYSTWKFFLFYGLQRRESAISETTAKKLKIEHTYKDPRICFRVLHAIPSHEAIDTVEGFAIKNKSCLCVMERYWVSSISSEMPGYVAMT